A single genomic interval of Lathyrus oleraceus cultivar Zhongwan6 chromosome 7, CAAS_Psat_ZW6_1.0, whole genome shotgun sequence harbors:
- the LOC127103105 gene encoding protein MAIN-LIKE 1-like, whose protein sequence is MESWVSRSGLASLQRTSLNKIDTNLVSAFVERWHLETSSFHMPFGEMSITLDDVACLLHLPIRGIFWSPQDVTEELAVELAVDYLGVSQSQAQSHVRSCRGSYYKLEWLYDIFVHHRAASSWAYATRAYLLMLVGSTIFADKTFTLVEARYLLLFRDLDGCSGYSWGAAALVTLYRYLGDASMYSCKQLGGYPTLLQCWIHER, encoded by the exons atggagagttgggtatctagatccggtttagcttcactgcagagaacgagtctgaacaagatagacacaaatcttgtctctgcatttgtggaaagatggcatctagagacatcttcatttcacatgccgtttggtgaaatgagcattactttagaTGATGTCGCATGTCTACTTCACTTGCCCATTAGGGGTATCTTTtggagtcctcaggatgtgactgaagagctagctgttgaacttgctgtggactacctaggagtgtcacagagtcaggcacagtcacatgttcggagctgcagggggtcgtattacaagttggagtggttatatGATATATTCGTACATCATAGGGCTGCTTccagctgggcatatgcgactagagcatatctattgatgttggtgggttccaccatatttgctgataagacctttacacttgtagaggcacgatacctcctcctgtttagggacttggatggatgttcaggatatagttggggagcagctgcactagttaccctctaccgatatcttggagatgcgtccatgtacagttgcaaacagctaggtggatatcctactctcctacag TGTTGGATTCACGAGCGATGA
- the LOC127107401 gene encoding PKS-NRPS hybrid synthetase cheA yields the protein MTTERFGTREKVIRWIKEVGIDNKVTVIISRSDTKTGKRGRSNKIIFGCDKGGKHKISDSGTQSASKKCGCPFKIRSTPAKDGSGWKIDVKCGLHNHGLPDRLEGHSFIGRLTTDEKQHVADLAKRHVAPRNILLSLQDKFPENVTRITQVYKHKSVIEKEIRGPRSEIQHLFKLIEDAGYVYWSRKKDDSEVVREIFWAHPDSVKLLNIFPIVLVMDSTYKTNKYRQPLFEIVGMTSTELTFAVGFAYMESEQTENFCWVLEKLKELFVKKDMCPQVILTDRDLALMKAIEVVFPNSINLLCRFHINKNVGAKCKQHVVNDLQKTIDTLWMEVVWASDEVEYGQRLHQLEQACVDYSGFINYVKDTWLTPHRHRFVGAWINRVLHLGNTTTNRVESAHWKLKQMLGNSIGDMVKCWEAMNNNLRLQLGNIRASFQKSFYEVENAHVSPFYGYLRGSVSRAALRRIAEELLRVDYVGTNRQICGCTLRTSYGLPCACELGRYRVGGIPIPIDAVHVHWRKLTMEVELEKGEDDGSEVDMTAAMDELWRRFRSLDVVGKRALRSRVCELAYPTMTTLCPPPEKIKTKGGVKKKGKKPADYDVYRDPSYHEYVDKASQSSQRQSQPSQTSKKIKLSKKQPQFIVQFPNHIRSYIEDVVNVESDGNCGFRVIASLHGYGEDGWSMVRRELGLELIDKDRSTLYDKLFSNRLSAVRESLMIESFGSQPPEKWMSLPDMGYLIANRYNVVLVCLGNPCITFFPMTSSHSPNVSIYCIGFVNQNHWVQVNMKEGFPLPPVTLDWKKFRSHIATTWMLGFAGRMQHWQLLTPVLA from the exons atgacgacggaaagatttggtacacgagaaaaggttatcagatggattaaagaggttggaatcgacaataaagtaactgttattatcagtcgttcagatactaaaacggggaagagagggagaagtaacaaaataatatttggctgtgataaaggtgggaaacacaagattagtgatagtggtacccaaagtgcgtccaagaaatgtggatgtccatttaaaatcaggtcgactccggcgaaagatggatctggttggaagattgatgtaaaatgtgggttacataatcatggtttacctgatagattagaaggtcattcgtttattggtaggttgaccacagatgagaagcaacatgtcgctgatttggcaaagagacatgtagcacctagaaacattttgctttccttgcaagacaagtttcctgagaatgtcactcgtattacgcaagtatacaagcataagagtgtgatagaaaaagagataagaggtccaaggagtgagatacaacatctgtttaagcttattgaggatgcaggatatgtgtattggagtagaaaaaaggatgactcggaagtggtgagagagatattttgggcacatcctgattcagtgaagttgttgaatatatttccgattgtgttagttatggatagcacctacaagacaaacaaatatagacaacctttgtttgaaattgttggcatgacatcgactgagttgacttttgctgttggatttgcatatatggagtctgagcaaacagagaatttttgctgggtattggagaaattaaaagagttgtttgtgaagaaagacatgtgtccacaagtgattttgacagatagagatcttgctttgatgaaagcaattgaagttgtgtttcccaactcgattaatttgctatgtagatttcacattaacaaaaacgttggtgccaaatgcaaacaacatgtggtgaatgacctgcaaaagacgatagacacattatggatggaagttgtctgggctagtgatgaggttgagtatggtcagcggttgcatcaacttgagcaagcatgtgttgattatagtggatttattaattatgtgaaagacacatggttgactccacataggcatagatttgttggagcatggattaatcgagtcctacatttgggtaacacaacgactaatcg ggttgaatctgctcattggaagttaaagcagatgttaggaaacagtataggtgacatggtcaaatgttgggaagccatgaataacaacttgaggttacaactgggaaacattagagcttcatttcaaaagagtttttacgaagttgagaacgcgcacgtaagtcccttttatggttatttgcgtggttccgtatctcgagctgctttgagacgtattgctgaagagttattgagagttgattatgttggaactaacaggcaaatatgtggttgtactcttagaacatcttatgggttaccttgtgcttgtgagttaggaagatacagagtaggtggtataccgatacccattgatgctgttcatgttcattggaggaaactaactatggaagttgagttagagaaaggtgaagatgatggatcagaggtggatatgacagctgcaatggatgagttgtggagacgatttaggtcattagatgttgttgggaaaagggcattaaggagtagggtatgtgaactagcatacccaacaatgacaacattgtgtccaccacctgagaaaataaaaaccaaaggaggagtgaagaagaaagggaaaaaaccagcagattatgatgtttatagggacccttcgtatcatgagtatgttgataaggcatctcaatcttcacaaaggcaatctcaaccatcacagacttcgaagaagatcaaattatcaaagaagcaaccacaattcattgttcaatttcctaatcatattaggtcatacattgaagatgtagttaatgttgaatcagatggtaattgtggatttagagtcattgcatcattgcatggatatggtgaggatggttggtcaatggttcgcagagagttggggttggaattaatagacaaggataggtcaactttgtatgacaagttattttctaatcggttgtcagctgtgagagaatctttgatgatagaatcgtttggttcacagccacctgaaaaatggatgagtctaccagatatgggttacttgatagccaatcgttataatgttgtacttgtttgtttaggcaatccgtgcatcactttctttccgatgacaagttcacattcaccaaatgtctctatttattgcattggttttgttaaccagaatcattgggttcag gttaacatgaaagaggggtttccattgccaccggtcacattagattggaagaaatttcgttctcatatagcaactacttggatgctaggatttgcaggacgtatgcaacattggcaattacttacacctgtattagcatga